From Apium graveolens cultivar Ventura unplaced genomic scaffold, ASM990537v1 ctg8237, whole genome shotgun sequence, one genomic window encodes:
- the LOC141704778 gene encoding putative nucleoredoxin 1-1, whose amino-acid sequence MQQPLSIQKLLATPERDYLVNNNGDQVPLDGLDHKAVGLYFCPCLDEHDELHTTGTLKKLYQELSENSKEFEIVLIYTHGWCEHHDDTCGRMVEDSFLNEIKTMPWLALPFNDTNCSKKLQRIFQQPQELGVPVPARMVIIGPHGKFIELLGTHILLSYGAPAYPFSFRSAVNLELEMLKKLKLEMFWDLDTVFMHTNGSRVRFSQYIGKRIIILFQNVPGTFNSFWREMKARYIRMKGTDDEFEVIHIYRGVYINRDKKIVASFPWFMHAHLDQGSEARKYINRVWPDVLTNCGLIAFDQEGSIVRMKKDPELGQNMVFPFYQDGDMENEVSLHVREYINIKCKLECVNEGPDPEDCYMT is encoded by the exons ATGCAGCAGCCTCTTTCCATTCAAAAACTCTTGGCCACTCCTGAACGTGATTATCTCGTCAACAACAATGGAGACCAG GTACCCCTCGATGGTCTTGATCATAAGGCAGTGGGCTTATATTTTTGTCCATGTCTAGATGAACATGATGAATTACACACCACAGGGACACTTAAGAAGCTTTATCAAGAGTTGTCAGAAAACTCGAAAGAGTTTGAGATTGTTCTTATATACACACACGGCTGGTGCGAGCATCATGATGATACATGTGGTCGCATGGTTGAAGATTCTTTCTTGAATGAAATTAAGACAATGCCTTGGTTGGCACTTCCTTTTAACGACACAAATTGTAGTAAGAAGTTGCAGAGGATTTTCCAACAACCCCAAGAGCTCGGAGTGCCAGTACCGGCAAGGATGGTGATTATTGGACCTCATGGAAAATTCATCGAACTGTTGGGCACTCATATATTGTTGAGTTATGGTGCTCCAGCATACCCGTTCAGCTTTCGCAGTGCTGTCAATTTAGAGCTTGaaatgttaaaaaaattaaagctGGAGATGTTCTGGGATCTGGACACTGTCTTTATGCACACAAATGGGTCCCGAGTTCGATTTTCACAATATATTGGCAAGAGAATCATAATCTTATTTCAGAACGTCCCTGGTACATTTAACAGTTTTTGGAGGGAGATGAAAGCAAGGTATATTAGGATGAAGGGCACCGACGATGAGTTCGAAGTTATCCACATCTATAGGGGGGTCTATATTAATCGTGATAAGAAGATTGTAGCATCTTTCCCATGGTTTATGCATGCTCATCTTGATCAGGGCTCAGAAGCAAGGAAGTATATAAACCGTGTTTGGCCCGATGTTctgacaaattgtggacttattGCATTTGATCAGGAAGGATCGATTGTTAGAATGAAAAAAGACCCTGAACTTGGACAAAATATGGTATTTCCCTTTTATCAGGATGGAGATATGGAAAACGAGGTCTCGCTGCATGTGAGAGAGTACATTAATATTAAATGTAAATTAGAATGTGTAAATGAAGGGCCAGACCCAGAAGACTGCTACATGACATAA